The nucleotide sequence TCTACGGCGCGAGTTTTTCCACCAGCCTGCCCGGGGGCCTGGCCTGGAGTGGCGAAGTCAGTTATCGCCCGAACCTGCCGATACAGGTCAATGCCACGGATATCGTCTATGCCGGCGTGAAACCGCTTGGCGTGGCCTATGCTGGCGCGTCGCCGCTGAGCCTGGTGCCCGGCCAGGATTATCGCGGTTACCAGCGCAAGGAAGTGACGCAGTGGCAAAGTTCGCTGATCGGCCATCTCGGGCCGGTCTTCGGTGCTGCGCAGATGACGCTGGCGGGCGAAGTCGGTGTGGTCCATACCGGTGGCCTGGAGTCCTTGCATGATGTGCGCTACGGCCCCGGCCCCGGCGGCACGCCCGGTGCAGAATGCGCCACCGGTGGTGCGCTGGTGAACTACTGCCACAACGACGGCTACGTCACCCGTACGGCCTGGGGATATCGCGCCCGCGCCATGCTGCGCTACAACGATGTGTTTGCCGGGGTGAACCTGCGGCCCTCGCTGGCCTGGTCACACGACGTGCAGGGCCATGCCGGCAACGGCGTCTTCAGCGAGGGAGATCGCGCGGTGTCTGTGGCACTGGATGCGGATTACCTCAATACCTGGTACGCGGGCATCAGCTATACCGACTACCTTGCCCATCCTGGCGATCACTTCGGTGATCGTGATTTTGTCGCCGTGAGCCTGAGTGTGAGCTTCTGACAGCATGCGGTCCTGGCGGCCCGGTGCGGCACGCTGGCCTGAAAAGCCGAAAGCGGCTGTTTCAACACCCTGATAGACTGCCGGCTGGCAGACTGCATTTTCGTGGGGTGGCATGGCTTTTTTTTCCCGATGCGTGGGTAAACCGATACGGCTGGTGCTGTGGCTCGGTGCTGGCGGCGTGCTCGGTTATATGCTGGCACAGCAGTTGGGGCCGGATGCGCAACTGGCTGACGGTGCCCGGTATCAGGGGCCATTGCAGGAAGGCCTGATGCACGGCGAGGGCCGTCTCGACTGGCCCGGCGGCAGCTATTACGAAGGCACGTTCCAGTTCGGTGAGCTGGCTGGCGAAGGCCGCATGGTGACGGCGTCCGGTGAAATTTATCAGGGCGCCATGCAGCACGGCATGATGCACGGGCCCGGTCTGCTGGAGCTGCCGGATGGCGGCAGTTATCAGGGCGAGTTTGAGCAGGGGCAACTGGTGCGCGGTGTGTTCGCCGATGCACGCGGCGGCCTGCACCAGGGCACATTTCGGCACTGGCAATTGCACGGCACCGGCCGCCTCAGCCTGCCGGACGGCAGCGAATACAGCGGCGAATTCCGTGATGGCGTACCGGTGCGCGGCCAGTTCAGCGATGGCGCCGGGGGCCATTACCAGGGCACCTTCGCCAACGGCGCGTTCGAGGGCGAAGGCGAGTACACCGATGCAGACGGCAATCTTTACCGTGGCGTGTTCCGCCACGGGCAGCTGACCGGCGAAGGCGTTTTCGAAGGCGCGGACGGGCTGCACTATGAGGGCGAGTTCGCCGACGGCCTGTTCCACGGCCAGGGCACGCTGACGGAGGCCAGCGGCGACCGCTATGAGGGCATGTTTGCCTACGGCCATCCGCACGGCGAAGGCCGGCGCCAGTTCGGTGACGACCGCCCGCCGCAGCAAGGCCAGTGGCGCCAGGGCCGCTTTCTGCCGGCGATAGCTGCACGGCAGGCGGAAACCGCCGCGCGCGTCGAGCCATTGCTGTACAACCAGCCGGCCTTGCTGGGGCAGGCGCTGGCGTCCGTGGCGCCGAGCGATGACGCCATCAATCTCTATCTGCTGGCCATTGCCGGCGATGGCACCCAGGAAGTGTTCCGCCGCGAAGTGGAATACGTCAGCGAAATGTTCGGCCACTGGTTTGATACCGGCGAGCGGCATATCACGCTGGTCAACAGCCGCACCACCACCGACACCTACCCCCTGGCCACGATCACCAGTGTGCGCCGCGCGCTGGCGCGGCTGGCAGAGCAGATGGACAACGAGCGCGACATCCTGTTCGTGTTCCTCACCAGCCATGGTTCCGCAGACCATCAGTTCTCATTGCAACAGCGCGGCCTGAGCCTGCCGTCACTGCCGGCTGCGACGCTGGCCGAACTGCTGGCGGAAAGCGGTATCCGCTGGAAAGTGGTACTGGTGTCGGCCTGTTATTCCGGCGGGTTCATTCCGCCGCTGGCGGATGAGCAGACGCTGGTGATGACCGCCGCGCGGTCGGATCGCACCTCGTTCGGCTGTTCCGATGAAGCGGATTTCACCTATTTCGGTGGTGCGTATTTCCGCGACACGCTGGCGGCGGACGGCGATTTTGTCGCCGCGTTCCACCGGGCCAGAGAGCGGGTACTGGAACGCGAAGCGGAGGAGGGCATCACGGTGCCGTCCGAACCACAGATTCATGCCCCCGAGCCGATCCTGGCACAGCTCAGGGCGTGGCAGGCGGCGCGGGAGTAACCACCCATTCCGGCTCCTCGAATTCACCGATCAGCCGGATATCACAGTACCGGGACGCCTCGCGGATGATGGCCTCCACGGCCGGGTTCGGGCGCGCTTCCATGGCATCACGCTCGGCTTTGCTGTCCCAGTAGGCGATCGCGATCAGCGTGCGCGGATCGCCGATCTTGCGATGCAGCGTGGTGCCGCGCGCCCCCGGCGCCCGCTGGATCAGTTCACTGGCACGTACCCAGGCGTCGGCATACTGTTCCGCCGTGCAGCCCTCGCGGATGTGCACTTCAAAAATGAACTTCATACCACCTCCCTGATGCGGCGATGCAAGGCCGGCAGGTACGCGCCCAGCGTGATGCCGCGTGCGATCACAAACAGCACGAACGCCAGCCACAACCCATGGTTGGCATAGTGTGGCACCAGCCACGCGGCGGCGAGCAGAAACACCCCCAGCGCCATCGCCGTCGCATTGCGCATCGGCCGGCTTTCGGTGGTGCCGATAAAAATCCCGTCGAGCTGGAACGCGACAAACGAACACAGCACATACAGCGCCGCCCAGGGCAGATAAAGACGCGCGGCCTCACGCACCGATGCGACCGTGGTCAGCGCATCGATGAACAACGGCCCCGGCCACCAGACCAGCAGTGCCAGGGCGACGGCGGTGCCCGCCGCAAGGATCGTCGAGCGCTGTATCACCAGACGGAACCACTGCGCCTGTCGCGCGCCCATGGCGCGGCCCACCTGTGATTCCACCACGAACGCGTAGCCGTCGAGAAAAAATGCCGACAGGGAAACAAACTGCAACAGGATATGGTTCGCGGCCAGCGTCACGTCGCCAAACCGTGCGCCCTGGTCGGTAAACCACGCAAAGCCGGCCAGCAGCATCAGCGTGCGCCACATGATGTCGGCGTTGGCGCGCAGTGTGCGCAGCCAGTGCTCGCGCACCATGATGCGTTGCCAGGGCCACAGCGGCGCATCATCCTGCGGGCGGATCAGCCGCACCACCATCCACAGGCCCAGCAGCAGCGAAGTCCATTCCGCGATCACCGTGCCGAGTGCGATACCGTGCACGCCCCAGCCGAAACCGGCCACGAACAGCACGTCCAGCAACACGTTCAGGCCGTTCAGGAACAGTTGCAGCCACAACAGTTGCCGTGTGTGGCCGAGGCCGATCAGTGTACCGAGCAGGGCGAACAGCCCCAGTGTCGCGGGGGCGCCCCAGATACGCACATGAAAATATTGCTGCACGCCCAGCTCGACGGATTCGCTGCCGTTGAGCAGCGCCAGCGCGGCCAGGCCCAGCGGCCACTGCAACAGAATGAGCAGCACGCCAATGCCCAGCCCGAGCAGCAGCGCACGGGCAAACGCCGCACGCACCTCCGGCCAGTCACCGGCACCGGCGGCCTGCGCGGTAAACCCGGTGGTGCCCATGCGCAGAAAACCGAAGCCCCAGTACAGAAAACTGAATATCAGCGCGCCCAGCGCAATGGCACCGAGCGCGGCAGCGTCGCCGGTGCGGCCGATCACCGCCGTATCCGCCAGGCCCAGTAGCGGCACGGCGGCGTTGGCCAGAATCACCGGGATGGCCAGCCGGATCAGGTCGCGGTAACCGGGAATGCTCATGAGCGATGGCGCTCGCGATAATCAGAAGGCGTTTCGCCGGTCCAGCGGCGAAACGCCCGGGTGAAATTGGCCGGGTTGTCGTAACCCAGGCGTGTGGCGATATCGCGCACCGGCAGTGGCGAGTGCGCCAGCCAGCGGCGCGCGTCCTGTTGCCGGGCTTCTTCGAGCAACAGCAGGTACGAGGTGCCCTGTTGTTGCAGCCGGCGTTTCAAGGTGCGGCTGCTGATATGCAGCGGTGCGCAAAGGGCGGCCAGTGTCGGGTAGCCACCGCCGTCCTGCGGCACCAGCGCGGCGCGTACGTGGGCGATGATATCGCTGTCCTGCCCGGCGGCCAGCGCCAGTTCCCGCTCGCACAGGGCAATGGCCTGCTGCGAGGCGAGCGGATCGGCCAGCACCGGGCGCAGCGACAGATAATGCGCCGGCAGGCGCAACAGGTTGCCGCGCTGGTTGAAACGCAGTGTCGGCAGCCGCGCGGCCCAGGCGGCGTAATAGGGCGGCTCGGGCATGTCGAACCAGATTTCCAGATCGGGCAGTTCCGCCAGCGTGCGGCCCAGCAGCACGGCGGTGGCCCCGGCCAGGCCGAGCAGGATGTTCTCGATAAAGAAGGCGCGCGCCACCGGGATCGGTTGCCGCTGGATCAGCGACAGATACCCCACGTCACCGTCTTCATGAAATTCGAAACTGAAACCCGCCTGTCGCAGCCGGTTGTAGCGCGCCGAGATTTCCTGTGCCTGGCGCAGGCTGGCGCTGCTCATGGCGGCGTAGCCGAGCACACCGTGCACGGTGGGGCGCATGCGCAGGCCGTACTCGTAACCCAGGCCGGGGTCATCGGTCAGCGCCTGGGCACGCAGCACCAGCCGGGTCCATTGCAGCGGCGACATGCGCGCCTGGCTGTCGTCCAGCAGGGCCGGGTCCAGCGGCTGTTCGTGCAGCAGTTGCGCGGCGCTGATGCCGCGCTCGCCGAGGATCTCCACCAGCAGCTGCAGGTAGGCGATGGGGATGGACGGTTGGTGCTGGAAATCGCGCAAGGGATGGCTTCGGCTGGCGGATGGCCCCTGATGATAAGCAACCTGGCGCCCGTCCGCATCACGCGCCGCCCGGTGGCCGGATAGAATCATCGGCCAATGTCACGGTTGCAGTGCAAGGAGACACCATGACGCGTAACACATTGAAAGGAAAGGTGGTGGCCATCACCGGCGGCGGGCGGGGCATCGGCCTGGCCATTGCCCGGCGGCTCAGCCAGGCGGGGGCCAAGGTCAGCCTCGGCGATATCGACGTGGTCCTGGCGGAGCAGGCCGCCGCCACACTGAACGGCGTGGGCCTGCCGCTGGATGTGCGCGACCGGGGGGCGTTCCGGGCCTTTCTGGACGCCACCGAGCGGGCACTGGGACCGCTGGATGTGCTGATCAACAACGCCGGCATCATGCCCGCCGGGGATTTTCTGGCCGAGGACGACGACCTCAGCGACACCCAGATCGACATCAATTTCCGTGGCGTGGTGCACGGCTGCAAGCTGGCCCTGCCGGGCATGCTCGCGCGCGGGCACGGCCAGGTGGTGAACGTCGCCTCCATGGCCGGCAAGCTGGCCGTGCCGGGGCTGGCGGTGTACTGCGGCACCAAGTTCGCGGTGGTCGGCTTCACCGAGACGCTGCGTGAGGAATACCGCGACAGCGGTGTGCAGTTCACCACCGTGATGCCGGCCAAAGTGACCACCGAACTGGCGTCCGGCACCGAGCAGGCCGGGCGCGGCGTGCCGACGGCGTCGCCGGAGCAGGTCGCGGACGCGGTGTTCGACGCGCTGGTGGAGCGCCTGCCGGAAGTCACCGTGCCGCGTTACCTGGCGGCGGTGGCGCCGCTGCAAGGCGTGGCGCCGTCGAGGCTGCTGCGCAGCGTGCGGCGCCTGTTCGGCGACCGCCGCATTCTGGAACAGATCGACGAGCGCGCCCGCGCCGGTTACACGCAGCGCATCAACGCGCTGTCTTCCCGTGGTTCGAAACAGGGTTTGTCATGACTGCACACTTATTTGACGTATTGGTGATCGGCGCCGGTATCAGCGGCATCGGCGCCGCCATCCGCCTGCGCGAACAGGGCGTGGACAATTTTGCCGTGCTGGAAAAGGCCGACAGCCTGGGCGGCACCTGGCGCGACAACACCTATCCCGGCTGCGCCTGCGACGTGCCGTCGGCACTGTATTCCTACTCCTTTGCGCAGAAGCCGGACTGGAGCCGGCTGTTCGCCGGGCAACAGGAAATTCTGCACTATGTGCGCGACACCGCCGCGCGCCACGATGTGCAGCGCTACATCCGCTTTGGCGAGGAACTCGAAGAGGCTGCCTGGGATGAGGCGCAATGTGCCTGGCGGGTGCGCACGGTGCGCGGTGAATACCGGGCGCGGGTGGTTATCTCCTGCACCGGCTACCTGCACGAGCCGATCATGCCGGACCTGCCGGGCCTGGCCGATTTTCCCGGCAAGGTATTTCATTCCTCGCGCTGGGATCACGACCATGACCTGCGCGGCGAGCGCGTGGCCGTGATCGGCACCGGTGCCTCCGCGATCCAGTTCGTGCCGGAAATCCAGCCGCAGGTGGCGCAGCTGAAGGTTTACCAGCGCACCCCGCAATGGATACTGCCGAAACCGGACAGCACGCTGAATGCCGTGCAAACCGGCCTGCTGGGGCTGCCCGGTATCAAGCAATTGCTGCGCGGGTTGCTCTATACCGGCTTTGAAACTTTCGGCATCGGTTTTCGCAAACCGGCCATGCTGAAACAGGTGGAGCGCCTGGCGCGGGCGCATCTCCGCATGGCGATCAAGGACCCGGCGCTGCGCGAAAAAGTCACACCGGATTACACGCTCGGCTGCAAGCGGGTACTGCTCTCGAACAATTATTACCCGGCACTGGCGCAGCCGAATGTGGAAGTGTTCGCCACCGGTGTGCGGGAAATCCGTGGCAACGTGATCGTGGCGGATGACGGCAGCGAACGTGCGGTGGACACCATTATTCTGGGCACAGGTTTTCATGTCACCGACCAGCCCATTGCACAGCGTGTGCGGGGTGTCGGTGGCGACACGCTGGCCGGCCTCTGGGCCGGCAGCCCGGAGGCCTATCGCGGCACCACCATCCATGGTTTCCCGAACCTGTTTCTGGTGCTCGGGCCGAACCTCGCCATTGGCCACAACTCGGCGTTTATCGTCATCGAATCGCAGATCCGGTATGCCATGTCCGCGCTGGCGGCGATGCGCGAGCACCGGCTGGCAAGGGTGGAAGTGCGTGCTGCCGCGCAGCAAAAATACAATGCACGGGTGCAGGCCGCGCTGGCCGGCACGGTCTGGAACACCGGCGGCTGTTCCAGCTATTACATCGACGCCAACGGCAAAAACAGTACCGGCTTTCCCTGGAGCACGGTGACCATGCGCCGGTTGTTGTCGCAGTTCGATCTGGAAAGTTATGACGTGGTCCCGGACGTGCTGGAGGTCAACGATGTCGCTGTCGTCTGACAAACGCGCGCTGGTGCTGGGCTGTGGCGGCGTCGCCGGCGGTGCCTGGTCGATTGCCGCCCTGGCCAGCCTGGAGCAGCAACTCGGCTGGGACGCGCGCAGCGCCGATATCCTGATCGGCACCTCGGCGGGCGCCGTGCTGGCCGCCTTGCTGGCGGCGGGGATGCCGGTATCGCGGTTGCTGGCCAGCCAGCGTGGCGAGGCGCCGGAGTGTCTCTGGGACCACGACACGGCCACCGGCGGCGCCTTGCCGCCATTGCCCGGTGCCTCGTTTACCGGCCTGCCGCTGTTGCGCCGGGGGCTGCGTCGCGAAGTCGCGCCGCTGACCGCGCTGGTGGGGGCACTGCCTCGCGGCCGCGCGGACGTGACGCCCTTTATGGATCTGATCGACAGCGTGGTGCCCGCCGGTGAATGGGCGCCACACCCGAATGCCTGGATGATGGTGGTGGACCGCGACAGCGGCGAGCGTGTCGCGCTGGGTCGTGACGACTCTCCGCGCATGCCGCTCAATCTGGCTGTCTGTGCGTCCTATGCCGTGCCCGGCTGGTGTCCGCCTGTGCGATGGCAGGGCCGCACGTATCTGGATGGCGGTATCGCCTCGCCGGTGTCGGCGGACATGCTGCTGGGCACCGGCGTCCGCGAAGCCGTGGTGCTGGCGCCGATGGCCTCGCGTCACCCGGACGCGCCACGTTCGCCGCTGGCAAAAATCGAGCGGCGGGTGCGGCGCTACATGACGGCCATCGTCGATCGTGAAGTGGCGGCTCTCGAACACTCCGGCATTCGCGTCATCCGGCTGGAGCCGCAAGCGGATGACCTGCGCGCCATCGGCTTCAACATGATGGATCCGGCCCGGCGCAGGCAGGTGTTTGAGACAGCGCTGAGGACGACGGCCCGGCAGGTCGAGGGGGTGTGAAGGGCGGTCGGACGTCGGACGTCTGACGTCGGACGCCAAAAAAACAGGGAGCGAAACCCAGGCAATTACTCTCCAGCTCCCTTTTTGCCTTTTCTTTTAGCGTCCGACGTCAGACGTCCGACCCTTCCCCACACTGGCCACTCACCTCCCACCCGGCTAAAGTACCCCTATCCGCTCCCCGTCCTGTCCAGGTCAGTCTCCATGTCACTGCCGTTGTCCCGTTTTGTCCCTGATAACTTCACCCTCGCACTGATTGTCACCGTGGTCCTGGCCTCGGTGCTGCCGGCACAGGGACAGGTGGGCGTGGCCTTCGAGTGGATCACCATGGCGGCCATCGCGCTGCTGTTCTTCCTGCACGGTGCCAAGCTGTCGCGCCAGGCCATCCTTGCCGGCGCCATGCACTGGCGCCTGCACCTGCTGGTGTTTTCGCTGACCTTTGTGTTGTTTCCACTGCTGGGCCTGGCACTGAAACCGGTGCTGTCGCCCCTGGTGACCCCGGAGTTGTACCTGGGCCTGCTGTACATGTGCGCCCTGCCGGCCACGGTGCAATCGGCAATTGCATTCACTTCCCTGGCGCGCGGCAATGTGCCGGCGGCCATTTGCAGTGCCTCGGCGTCCAGCCTGCTCGGTATTTTCCTGACCCCACTGCTGGTGAAACTGTTGCTGGATACCCAGGGCGAGGCCGGTTCCACACTGGACGCAATCCAGAAAATCGTGCTGCAACTGCTGGTGCCCTTTATTGCCGGCCAGGTGGCGCGGCGCTGGATCGGCGCCTGGGTGGCGCGCAACAGTGCCTGGCTGCGCTATGTGGACCAGTCGTCGATTCTGCTGGTGGTCTACACCGCCTTTGGTGACGCGGTGCTGGAAGGGCTCTGGCACCAGGTGCCGTGGCCGGCGCTGATCGGTCTGGTGGTGGTCTGCTGCATTGTACTGGCCCTGGTGCTTGGCCTGAGTACCTGGCTGGCGCGGCT is from Isoalcanivorax pacificus W11-5 and encodes:
- a CDS encoding C13 family peptidase — its product is MGKPIRLVLWLGAGGVLGYMLAQQLGPDAQLADGARYQGPLQEGLMHGEGRLDWPGGSYYEGTFQFGELAGEGRMVTASGEIYQGAMQHGMMHGPGLLELPDGGSYQGEFEQGQLVRGVFADARGGLHQGTFRHWQLHGTGRLSLPDGSEYSGEFRDGVPVRGQFSDGAGGHYQGTFANGAFEGEGEYTDADGNLYRGVFRHGQLTGEGVFEGADGLHYEGEFADGLFHGQGTLTEASGDRYEGMFAYGHPHGEGRRQFGDDRPPQQGQWRQGRFLPAIAARQAETAARVEPLLYNQPALLGQALASVAPSDDAINLYLLAIAGDGTQEVFRREVEYVSEMFGHWFDTGERHITLVNSRTTTDTYPLATITSVRRALARLAEQMDNERDILFVFLTSHGSADHQFSLQQRGLSLPSLPAATLAELLAESGIRWKVVLVSACYSGGFIPPLADEQTLVMTAARSDRTSFGCSDEADFTYFGGAYFRDTLAADGDFVAAFHRARERVLEREAEEGITVPSEPQIHAPEPILAQLRAWQAARE
- a CDS encoding antibiotic biosynthesis monooxygenase family protein, translated to MKFIFEVHIREGCTAEQYADAWVRASELIQRAPGARGTTLHRKIGDPRTLIAIAYWDSKAERDAMEARPNPAVEAIIREASRYCDIRLIGEFEEPEWVVTPAPPATP
- a CDS encoding MATE family efflux transporter, giving the protein MSIPGYRDLIRLAIPVILANAAVPLLGLADTAVIGRTGDAAALGAIALGALIFSFLYWGFGFLRMGTTGFTAQAAGAGDWPEVRAAFARALLLGLGIGVLLILLQWPLGLAALALLNGSESVELGVQQYFHVRIWGAPATLGLFALLGTLIGLGHTRQLLWLQLFLNGLNVLLDVLFVAGFGWGVHGIALGTVIAEWTSLLLGLWMVVRLIRPQDDAPLWPWQRIMVREHWLRTLRANADIMWRTLMLLAGFAWFTDQGARFGDVTLAANHILLQFVSLSAFFLDGYAFVVESQVGRAMGARQAQWFRLVIQRSTILAAGTAVALALLVWWPGPLFIDALTTVASVREAARLYLPWAALYVLCSFVAFQLDGIFIGTTESRPMRNATAMALGVFLLAAAWLVPHYANHGLWLAFVLFVIARGITLGAYLPALHRRIREVV
- a CDS encoding AraC family transcriptional regulator, coding for MRDFQHQPSIPIAYLQLLVEILGERGISAAQLLHEQPLDPALLDDSQARMSPLQWTRLVLRAQALTDDPGLGYEYGLRMRPTVHGVLGYAAMSSASLRQAQEISARYNRLRQAGFSFEFHEDGDVGYLSLIQRQPIPVARAFFIENILLGLAGATAVLLGRTLAELPDLEIWFDMPEPPYYAAWAARLPTLRFNQRGNLLRLPAHYLSLRPVLADPLASQQAIALCERELALAAGQDSDIIAHVRAALVPQDGGGYPTLAALCAPLHISSRTLKRRLQQQGTSYLLLLEEARQQDARRWLAHSPLPVRDIATRLGYDNPANFTRAFRRWTGETPSDYRERHRS
- a CDS encoding SDR family oxidoreductase; translation: MTRNTLKGKVVAITGGGRGIGLAIARRLSQAGAKVSLGDIDVVLAEQAAATLNGVGLPLDVRDRGAFRAFLDATERALGPLDVLINNAGIMPAGDFLAEDDDLSDTQIDINFRGVVHGCKLALPGMLARGHGQVVNVASMAGKLAVPGLAVYCGTKFAVVGFTETLREEYRDSGVQFTTVMPAKVTTELASGTEQAGRGVPTASPEQVADAVFDALVERLPEVTVPRYLAAVAPLQGVAPSRLLRSVRRLFGDRRILEQIDERARAGYTQRINALSSRGSKQGLS
- a CDS encoding flavin-containing monooxygenase; the protein is MTAHLFDVLVIGAGISGIGAAIRLREQGVDNFAVLEKADSLGGTWRDNTYPGCACDVPSALYSYSFAQKPDWSRLFAGQQEILHYVRDTAARHDVQRYIRFGEELEEAAWDEAQCAWRVRTVRGEYRARVVISCTGYLHEPIMPDLPGLADFPGKVFHSSRWDHDHDLRGERVAVIGTGASAIQFVPEIQPQVAQLKVYQRTPQWILPKPDSTLNAVQTGLLGLPGIKQLLRGLLYTGFETFGIGFRKPAMLKQVERLARAHLRMAIKDPALREKVTPDYTLGCKRVLLSNNYYPALAQPNVEVFATGVREIRGNVIVADDGSERAVDTIILGTGFHVTDQPIAQRVRGVGGDTLAGLWAGSPEAYRGTTIHGFPNLFLVLGPNLAIGHNSAFIVIESQIRYAMSALAAMREHRLARVEVRAAAQQKYNARVQAALAGTVWNTGGCSSYYIDANGKNSTGFPWSTVTMRRLLSQFDLESYDVVPDVLEVNDVAVV
- a CDS encoding patatin-like phospholipase family protein is translated as MSLSSDKRALVLGCGGVAGGAWSIAALASLEQQLGWDARSADILIGTSAGAVLAALLAAGMPVSRLLASQRGEAPECLWDHDTATGGALPPLPGASFTGLPLLRRGLRREVAPLTALVGALPRGRADVTPFMDLIDSVVPAGEWAPHPNAWMMVVDRDSGERVALGRDDSPRMPLNLAVCASYAVPGWCPPVRWQGRTYLDGGIASPVSADMLLGTGVREAVVLAPMASRHPDAPRSPLAKIERRVRRYMTAIVDREVAALEHSGIRVIRLEPQADDLRAIGFNMMDPARRRQVFETALRTTARQVEGV
- a CDS encoding bile acid:sodium symporter family protein; translated protein: MSLPLSRFVPDNFTLALIVTVVLASVLPAQGQVGVAFEWITMAAIALLFFLHGAKLSRQAILAGAMHWRLHLLVFSLTFVLFPLLGLALKPVLSPLVTPELYLGLLYMCALPATVQSAIAFTSLARGNVPAAICSASASSLLGIFLTPLLVKLLLDTQGEAGSTLDAIQKIVLQLLVPFIAGQVARRWIGAWVARNSAWLRYVDQSSILLVVYTAFGDAVLEGLWHQVPWPALIGLVVVCCIVLALVLGLSTWLARLFGFNKEDEITIVFGGSKKSLATGVPMAQVLFASGSVGAMLLPLMIFHQIQLMVCAVIAARYARRTDTL